One Streptomyces sp. P9-A2 DNA window includes the following coding sequences:
- a CDS encoding acyl-CoA dehydrogenase family protein: MTTVGAQATSEAVTAVADVAAAHAEQVDRESRFPVAAVEALRSGRLLSMGVPAGFGGGDQGIGTVARTTTALARKCGSTGLIFAMHQSQIASLVRHSEDEAVQRALRRIAAEELLVASATTEASVGGDVRTSSCFVERVGTRFRLAKQASVISYGGHADIILVTARRDAASDPQDQVLVLCDRDGVTLEQNVVWDVLGMRGTCSHGYALLAEGDGDAVMTTPYAVISAQTMLPVSHVLWAAAWLGLAEEAVERARLFVQASARKKPEVVPLGTVRLAEATARLHQMRALVGAGVGRFKELAAVPHELSRMSTVVEFNSLKVSASTLVVEIAAAAMSICGIAGYRCDGPYSVARILRDAYGAALMVNNDRINGNNGQLMLVGKSF; the protein is encoded by the coding sequence ATGACCACCGTCGGGGCGCAGGCGACCTCCGAGGCCGTCACCGCGGTCGCGGACGTCGCCGCGGCGCACGCGGAGCAGGTCGACCGTGAGTCGCGGTTCCCGGTCGCGGCGGTGGAGGCGCTGCGGAGCGGTCGCCTGCTGTCCATGGGTGTCCCGGCCGGGTTCGGCGGCGGCGACCAGGGCATCGGCACGGTGGCGCGGACGACCACTGCGCTCGCCCGGAAGTGCGGATCCACCGGCCTGATCTTCGCGATGCACCAGAGCCAGATCGCGTCCTTGGTCCGGCACTCTGAGGACGAGGCGGTCCAGCGTGCTCTGCGGCGCATCGCCGCCGAGGAACTGCTGGTCGCGTCGGCCACGACGGAGGCGAGCGTCGGGGGTGACGTGCGCACGAGTTCCTGCTTCGTCGAGCGGGTCGGCACCCGCTTCCGGCTGGCGAAGCAGGCGTCCGTGATCTCGTACGGTGGACACGCCGACATCATCCTGGTGACCGCCCGGCGGGACGCGGCCAGCGATCCGCAGGACCAGGTCCTGGTCCTCTGCGACCGGGACGGCGTCACCCTGGAGCAGAACGTCGTCTGGGACGTGCTCGGCATGCGCGGCACGTGCAGCCACGGCTACGCGCTGCTGGCCGAAGGCGACGGGGACGCCGTCATGACCACCCCGTACGCCGTCATCAGCGCCCAGACGATGTTGCCGGTGTCCCACGTCCTCTGGGCGGCGGCGTGGCTGGGGCTGGCCGAGGAAGCCGTCGAGAGGGCCCGGCTGTTCGTCCAGGCGTCCGCCCGGAAGAAGCCGGAGGTGGTGCCGCTCGGCACGGTGCGGCTCGCCGAGGCGACAGCTCGGCTGCACCAGATGCGGGCACTCGTGGGCGCCGGGGTCGGCCGCTTCAAGGAACTCGCCGCCGTCCCCCACGAGCTCTCGCGCATGTCGACGGTGGTCGAGTTCAACAGCCTCAAGGTCTCCGCCTCGACGCTGGTGGTGGAGATCGCGGCAGCGGCCATGTCGATCTGCGGCATCGCCGGCTACCGCTGCGACGGCCCCTACAGCGTGGCCCGGATCCTGCGCGATGCGTACGGCG
- a CDS encoding tryptophan 2,3-dioxygenase, with protein sequence MTSPHGTGAPARDHGSYAQYLQLDKLLSLQACITNGAGEPLFLIMHQVAELTLKLLVGEIDRLQRHVEQGDLLDAITQVGRAQRVHGVLRETWEVLGTLSPAEFGAFRGALGSASGAQSVTYRELMTRLGERDHTFLLRGGVPAAEARRLRELLSRPSLYDAVLEQLHKGGVPLPDRCLDRDWSEPYEEHPDVVDAWREVYQNRREHQSLFDLAEALIELSYGFCRWRAVHALVAERLIGAKVGTGGTSGVSWLQRRVQRREFPELWTVRTLL encoded by the coding sequence ATGACTTCTCCGCACGGAACTGGTGCCCCTGCTCGGGATCACGGTTCGTACGCGCAGTACCTCCAGTTGGACAAGCTCCTGTCCTTGCAGGCGTGCATCACGAACGGCGCCGGCGAACCCCTGTTCCTCATCATGCACCAGGTCGCCGAGCTGACGTTGAAGCTCCTGGTGGGGGAGATCGACCGCCTGCAGCGCCACGTCGAGCAGGGAGACCTGCTCGACGCCATCACCCAGGTGGGGCGCGCGCAACGCGTCCACGGAGTGCTGAGGGAGACGTGGGAAGTCCTCGGCACCCTGAGCCCGGCGGAGTTCGGGGCGTTCCGCGGTGCGCTCGGTTCGGCCTCGGGTGCCCAGTCCGTCACCTATCGGGAGCTGATGACGCGCCTCGGGGAACGGGATCACACGTTCCTCCTCCGCGGCGGCGTGCCGGCCGCGGAGGCCCGACGTCTGCGTGAGCTGCTGTCCCGGCCCAGCCTCTACGACGCCGTCCTCGAGCAGCTGCACAAGGGAGGCGTTCCCCTGCCGGACCGGTGCCTCGACCGCGACTGGAGTGAGCCCTACGAGGAGCACCCGGACGTGGTCGACGCCTGGCGGGAGGTCTACCAGAACCGCCGCGAGCACCAGTCCCTCTTCGACCTGGCGGAAGCGCTCATCGAGCTGTCCTACGGATTCTGCCGGTGGCGGGCGGTTCATGCACTCGTCGCGGAGCGGCTGATCGGCGCCAAGGTCGGCACCGGAGGCACGTCAGGCGTGAGTTGGCTGCAGCGGCGGGTCCAGCGCCGGGAGTTCCCGGAGTTGTGGACGGTCCGGACGCTGCTCTAG
- a CDS encoding non-ribosomal peptide synthetase: protein MTATLIDLFAVAARKYADLDAIHVNDASVTYAEFDARANAVAEALLDRGVEHGDSVAVCLDRSVEYAAAVVGILKAGAVCLPLSPDEPSERNQEILRNGAAAALIAPGAAAERLDFAHPHFEVSDRVSTTAPAVVTVPGDAAFIFSTSGSTGRPKQVTLSHENCAVQIPWIVDAFGVGPGDRHLLKMSVNFVALVHGLLWPLLTGGSTVVVPPGRQTDLGYLARLTARKQITISTFIPSVMRLFLEQPEAASCTAVRHVLCAGEPLPPALQQRFFAIFPETALHNVFSSSEVPVVSHWRCKPGEERPAPMGYPVTDIVDVRVLNPDHTPTAPGEIGELHVSGPGVTLGYFGQAELNAGQFSEVGFRTGDLVRQDADGLLTSAGRADHLAKVRGFRIELGEVEASLGTHPDVRQAVAVVRESEGQSQLVAYVVGRAGRRELREHLASRLPEYMVPARFINLPEIPLSTNGKVDRGALPEPRESPVERTRPIVAPRDDMEAEILRIWQQVLDLDDISVQDSFTKDLGGDSLQAVDVASRLDSLLATELPFEVFQGAETIEELASACRRHLARR, encoded by the coding sequence GTGACAGCAACGCTGATAGATTTGTTCGCGGTCGCAGCGAGGAAGTACGCGGACCTCGATGCAATTCATGTCAACGATGCTTCCGTCACCTACGCGGAGTTCGACGCCCGTGCCAACGCGGTGGCGGAAGCACTGCTCGACCGCGGTGTCGAGCACGGTGATTCGGTGGCCGTCTGCCTCGATCGCTCGGTCGAGTACGCCGCGGCCGTGGTCGGCATCCTCAAGGCGGGAGCCGTCTGCCTCCCGCTGAGCCCGGACGAGCCGTCCGAGCGCAACCAGGAGATCCTGCGGAACGGGGCCGCTGCAGCGCTCATCGCGCCCGGCGCCGCGGCCGAGCGGCTCGACTTCGCGCACCCGCACTTCGAGGTGTCCGATCGCGTGTCGACGACCGCGCCGGCCGTCGTCACGGTGCCGGGCGACGCAGCCTTCATTTTCAGCACCTCGGGCTCGACCGGCCGGCCGAAGCAGGTGACTCTGTCCCACGAGAACTGCGCGGTCCAGATCCCGTGGATCGTCGACGCGTTCGGCGTCGGCCCCGGCGATCGCCACCTGCTCAAGATGTCGGTGAACTTCGTGGCCCTCGTGCACGGCCTGCTCTGGCCGCTGCTGACCGGCGGCAGCACGGTGGTCGTCCCTCCGGGCCGACAGACCGACCTCGGCTACCTGGCGAGGTTGACGGCCAGGAAGCAGATCACCATCTCCACCTTCATCCCGTCGGTCATGCGCTTGTTCCTCGAACAGCCCGAGGCCGCGAGCTGCACCGCGGTGCGCCATGTCCTGTGTGCGGGCGAACCCCTGCCCCCGGCCCTGCAGCAGCGGTTCTTCGCGATCTTCCCGGAGACTGCGCTGCACAACGTGTTCAGCAGCAGCGAGGTGCCGGTGGTCTCGCACTGGCGGTGCAAGCCGGGCGAGGAGCGCCCCGCACCGATGGGCTATCCGGTCACGGACATCGTCGACGTGCGCGTGCTGAACCCCGACCACACTCCGACAGCTCCGGGCGAGATCGGCGAACTGCACGTCAGCGGACCCGGTGTCACCCTGGGCTACTTCGGCCAGGCCGAGCTCAATGCCGGCCAGTTCTCCGAGGTGGGTTTCCGCACGGGGGATCTGGTCCGTCAGGACGCGGATGGTCTCCTGACCTCAGCAGGACGAGCCGATCACCTCGCCAAGGTCAGGGGGTTCCGCATCGAACTCGGCGAGGTGGAGGCCAGCCTCGGGACGCACCCGGACGTCCGTCAAGCCGTCGCGGTGGTGCGTGAATCCGAGGGCCAGAGCCAGCTGGTGGCCTACGTCGTGGGCCGGGCCGGGCGCCGAGAACTGCGCGAGCACCTCGCGAGCCGACTCCCCGAGTACATGGTTCCCGCCCGGTTCATCAACCTTCCCGAGATTCCGCTCTCGACGAACGGCAAGGTCGACCGGGGAGCACTTCCCGAGCCCCGCGAATCACCGGTGGAGCGGACCCGCCCGATCGTCGCGCCGCGTGACGACATGGAGGCGGAGATACTCCGGATCTGGCAGCAGGTGCTCGACCTCGACGACATCAGCGTCCAGGACTCCTTCACCAAGGACCTCGGTGGTGACTCGTTGCAGGCGGTCGACGTCGCCAGCAGGTTGGACAGCCTGCTGGCGACCGAGCTGCCGTTCGAGGTGTTCCAGGGAGCGGAGACGATCGAAGAACTCGCCTCCGCCTGCCGCCGCCACCTCGCTCGACGATGA
- a CDS encoding phosphopantetheine-binding protein: MVIGQHEPLSRLGLDSLGMVRLAMRMEREFQVDLPDGFLVPETFETPASIASAVAALRPDLDIAS; the protein is encoded by the coding sequence ATGGTCATCGGTCAGCACGAACCTCTTTCGAGGTTGGGTCTGGACTCCTTGGGCATGGTCCGGCTGGCGATGCGGATGGAGCGAGAGTTCCAGGTGGACCTCCCGGACGGGTTCCTGGTTCCCGAGACCTTCGAGACCCCCGCCTCCATCGCATCTGCCGTCGCGGCCCTGCGCCCGGATCTGGACATCGCGTCATGA
- a CDS encoding IS701 family transposase, with the protein MITESAAAQWDLELDDLFLTIGHRFGRVELRRRMRDYVRGLLAPVARKNSWQLAEQAGHSTPDGLQHLLAGPKWEPDDIRDDLQEYVAAKLGEAGGVLIIDDTGFIKKGTTSAGVQRQYSGTAGRTENCQIGVFAAYASARGRALVDRELYLPKSWTEDRERCRTARVPDQREFATKGELARHMVLRALASPLPITWVTADSAYGQDNRFRRLLEQSGVGYVLAVPKSQFSVGCSRIEGLFAQAPDEAWEKISCGDGAKGPRVYHWAAVRLPAVAEFDYQGEVPHRMRWALARRSISKPDEIAYYLAYAPLQATVQELVRVAGARWAIEECFQAAKNECGLDQYEVRRYVGWYRHITLAILAHAFLAATAHQPWEKGAEQVRRPGSSGSQWRRFGDSWQLVVPGPRT; encoded by the coding sequence GTGATCACCGAGTCTGCCGCCGCGCAGTGGGACCTCGAACTGGACGATCTCTTCCTGACCATCGGGCACCGCTTCGGCCGGGTCGAGCTCCGCCGCCGCATGCGGGACTACGTGCGCGGGCTGCTCGCCCCGGTTGCCCGCAAGAACAGCTGGCAGCTGGCCGAACAGGCCGGCCACTCCACCCCTGACGGCCTGCAGCACCTCCTCGCCGGACCGAAGTGGGAGCCCGATGACATCCGCGACGACCTGCAGGAATACGTCGCCGCCAAGCTCGGCGAGGCCGGCGGCGTCCTGATCATCGACGACACCGGGTTCATCAAGAAGGGCACCACCTCGGCCGGAGTCCAGCGCCAGTACTCCGGAACCGCAGGCCGGACCGAGAACTGCCAGATCGGCGTCTTCGCCGCCTACGCCTCCGCCCGCGGCCGGGCCCTGGTCGACCGTGAGCTCTACCTCCCGAAGTCCTGGACTGAGGACCGGGAACGCTGCCGCACCGCAAGGGTCCCCGACCAGCGGGAGTTCGCCACCAAGGGCGAACTGGCCCGGCACATGGTGCTGCGGGCCCTGGCCTCGCCGCTGCCCATTACCTGGGTCACTGCGGATTCCGCCTACGGCCAGGACAACCGATTCCGCCGGCTGCTGGAACAGTCGGGTGTCGGCTACGTACTGGCGGTGCCCAAGTCCCAGTTCAGCGTGGGCTGTTCACGGATCGAGGGTCTGTTCGCGCAGGCCCCGGACGAGGCATGGGAGAAGATCTCCTGCGGCGACGGCGCAAAGGGGCCCCGCGTCTACCACTGGGCAGCGGTGCGGCTGCCGGCCGTCGCCGAATTCGACTATCAGGGCGAGGTCCCTCACCGGATGCGGTGGGCACTGGCCCGGCGCAGCATCAGCAAGCCCGACGAGATCGCCTACTACCTCGCCTACGCACCCCTTCAGGCCACCGTCCAGGAACTGGTGCGGGTCGCCGGGGCGCGCTGGGCGATCGAGGAGTGCTTCCAGGCCGCGAAGAACGAGTGCGGCCTGGACCAGTACGAGGTCCGCCGTTACGTGGGCTGGTATCGGCACATCACTCTGGCCATACTCGCTCACGCCTTCCTGGCCGCCACGGCACACCAGCCCTGGGAAAAAGGGGCGGAACAGGTGAGACGCCCGGGGTCATCGGGCTCACAGTGGCGGAGGTTCGGCGACTCCTGGCAGCTTGTCGTGCCCGGCCCCCGCACCTGA